GCTGTGTTGTTGTTATACTGTATTCTTCACCATTACTATTATACAAAATGAAAGTGATGTATGAATCAccgttaaaaatttaatatttaagtgattaaaatgaatatattttaaatattaataatataattacaaaaaattattttcagtaatcaaaataaaaaaaatcctaaaaattaAGTGAAGCTGATAATTTAAAAAAAGCAATTGTAGTTtcataaaatgatatttaaaccTGAACTTGCAGTGCTGAGGCAATCATATCTTGAATGTGATCAGCATGACTTAGCATTTAATCGATCAAGATTATTTCCGTACTTAATTAAGTACTCATGGtcttttttaacaaaaaaaaaaaaggtaagtcATTGTCCTTGGAAATGGAACCCCCTcattcaaatgattttttttccctTGAAAATAAAAAAGCATCATCATATGTTATCCTTTCACATATCATAACATTAAGAAGTAAGAAAATTTCGAAGGTTGATTCTTGTATTATAAAGATGATTGGGTTAAGATGATTACATTATTTGAATGGTTAGCTTTGATTTAGCAGATTTTTTTGTATaatatttatgataaattttacatatttattcTTAATCTATTTTtagacattttaataatttaaattactcaaaacactttaataaaaaattcaaaagtcTTGAATCAATTCAATGATATCAAGGTGTTTTTGAGTATTTTCAAGTATTTTCAAGTACAAGATCAATCCCCCTAAATCAATAGCCATAAGTTTATCCCTCAGCTTAatggcttcttcttttttttttaacattctcACCGTTGACTTGAATTAGTGGCTAAACTGCAAGAACAAAGTATGAGTAAAAGTGACAGCAGAAGTGGATACTTCTAATCAAACTGCGACAAATACAATACAAATAGGAGACAACAAAATTGTTTACGCAGTTTAATTTTCCTATGTATGCGGAGCCTAACTTAATAAGAAGAATTCACTATCTTTGAAACAGATATAGCCAATGAACTGAGTTCTAACACACCCCAATGAAGATTTGTCACTTTTGTACTCAAATATTAGACTTTTCATCACTAAATTCTCTCCCCAAGAGCTTAGCTTTTAAATGTTGGAAAAATAAGTTAAGAAAACAGTTTTACATTTACAActgtagttttaaaatttttcaaaattgagCCCTCTTATGATATTTATGATAACAAACTCTAACCGGAATAAAGGCCTAAAATATATCAACTATGAGTACTTTTATCAAGAGctttatttctttatattatttctTGTACATAGACATTAGCGTTTTATTGTTTCTCCTTGTACATGTTCTATTCTATCTTTCAGAAAGCTTTACTACAAATCCTTATAAGAGTTTAACCTTTTGTTTTAGTGAGATTAAACCTTGTAAACAATTATGTTTTCTTTGTTTACTCATTTCATTCCTTTCTAGAAGGAGATGTTCTAGTTTAACCTTGAAAACTAGGAGAAAGATGTTTTTATCTTAGCCAAAATAAAATATTGGGATCGTAAATTTGTCCTTGAAAGACAACAATTCAAAGTTAATGAATCGAGAAAATCTTTGACAAGTGGAACTAAGGTAGAGAATGTAAGCAATTGATACCGAACCTTTTTAAATCATTGTGTCACAATTTGTATCCTTTCAACATTGGCAAAATTCATGCTCTTTTTAGTAAAATTTGATTCACCAAAACTTTTTCAGGCATCAATTTGTGTAGTTTCtaaaaattcaagtaccaaaagAACAATTAGCccttttaaatatatattcaatatacCATCAAAATATAATTCATTAACAGTTAACTGTGTAATGACATTTGTTATAGGTTTAATTGTTTATATTTTATGGCTTAATTCATGATTGGGGCTTAAAAGTATATTCATTCTCTCACTTTcatctttaaattttgttttggcCTAATTTAATACCTAAAGTATGCATTTGTCATATTTTTAGTCCATTTATAACAatgtttaagaaaacatttgACAGCTTTGGCGAATAAAAAAGCTCCACTTGACATGTTTTGGTTAATGAAAAAGCGTCACTTGGCAtccttttataaaatatataaactttaaaattttataaaaataaatatttataaattcagaaaaatatgtatgatttatattttttataatttattttcatatttataattttttaattaatatatatttttcaaaaaatttatatatttatttatcttcTATAATGTTTCAAGGTtcatatatttgataaaagaaaaTGGATATCTTTTATAAAAATACACCTCGTGGCACTATTTAATTGGCCACCAATTTTTTACAGTATGTTAAAATATGGACTAAAAATTTAATGGATGCTTACTTTAAGTACTAAATGGAGAAATAAGGTATACTTTAAGTACCAAACTAAGCTAAAAAAAGTTTGGAtatcaaaatgaaaaatgaatatacttcatggatcaaatcataaaataaaccatattttatttttaattttttaataaattgaatgaatttttaatAAGGTAGCATTGTGTGGTTAATTACTTATTACACTAAAAATAAAGCAAATagagataattttattttataacaaccGCAGTTTCATATTTAAATCTAAATTGGCAGTATTAAGgaattcatttttaaaatgaaatttgttaAATAATTGTTCATGAAATTTGCTTCATTTTATGGATGAAGATTGAACATCTAATCTCGTGATTAAGGGATGAGATGAATAACCATAAATACTATACATTATAGTTTAAGTTtaagataattaaattttgaatttgtgtACAGCATGATATACCAACTTGACATTTAATTAATCAAGATTAAATAAAATCTAATCCGTACTTAATTAATTACTCATTGTCCTTAGAAATGGATTCCATCATTCAAATGATTAAAAAGAATATCATCATATTGTTATCCTTTCACATTTTATAAAAGTCAAAGAaaaaatagtattttattaaggTAGAAAAGCAATCAATTCTCCTCCTCCTTTTTTTCTGTTGTTGTAATATTTAATTTGAGATTTTTGTAAATTTAGACAAAAGTCAAAAAAcaaaatagtattttattaaagtAGAAAAGCATTCAATTTCTCTCTTTTTCTACTATTTTTCCGGATATTTAAATTGTTAAGTCTAGTTTAGGAATGCCTTCAAAAGTATTATTGGGAAAATAATTTTTAGAGAAAATTAAATTTAACTTGAGAGAAGTATTTTGAGAAACATTCCTAAACTACATCTTAGTGAAGTCGTGAATATGCAAATGGAATACAAACAAATACTTAAATAGAAAACTAATCAATAAGACTTTAATATCAACCCATaatctttctctttctttttcttttttttaaagagTTATAAGTGAATAAAATTTAAAGATATAATGAAATTTAATGATTATTTGAATTTTGTACTAACAAAAATAATTTACTGAGCATTGAATAAATTATAACAAGAATATTATTTTCTATAAATATTTTATGCGGTAATTATTTATAGAATAATGTAAGTATGATAAAAGACGGAGGAGGAATAGAAAGAAattttgtttataaattaaaCAATAAGGAAAGATGAGTTTGATTGGGTTTCTTCAAACATTTAAGATAAGTCTTAAAAAAAAGGTTAGAAGGGACTgatcaataaaatataaaaaaataatatttctcTGCaagttactttttttttattgtaaTTGATAAAGAAATTATTGATGAGAACTTGCAAAAATAGTTGCCAACGATGGAGATCGAACTTCAACAAGACAAGTGAAAGGCTATTATCAATAAACAAAGCCAAAAGACAAGAAAAAAGACATTCAATGACACGAATGCTAGAGATATATGGCCATATATAGGCTGTATGTGTCAATAcactaaaaaagaagaagaaatgaatcTGTGTAACATCAAAAAGAATGATCTCGTCCATGTTTATGTTGTATAAAgtgatttcttcttcttcttttcaacGTATTGATTTTAGGGTAAAGGGTATTCTATTTTGTTTGATGTAGTGCATATAGAACTTGTATCCGGTGTTTTATTATGGTTATCTTCTATTAATAAAAGAGGATTTGTGCTCTGCTAcgattataataattaattatacaaaatttccattttaattatattaaataattagtaagttaatattttaaataattaaattataaataaacttaaataattgtatgtatatatatatgttttgtaaatttttagtATTATAGTACTTGAGTTTGACATTTTCTCTAATATGGTATCTGTATTTTCTTAAAATCTAGTGTAATGCATTTATTTAATAAAAGTCATATATTTTGACACCTCGAGTTGACTTTGTTAATTTTTAGTGTTTAGTTTAAATTTTAGAGCTAATGTgatgaaaattcataattaactaaaaatattaacaattaaTTTGATCCTAGAAGTCCAATTAAATCACATCCATTATACTATATTTGGcaagttaaaattttctaaaaattcaaatataatattaacaaatagCTTTCATCAAACTAACCTAATACctgaattaaatattaaaaaatattaaatttaagtaccaaattTTTATAAAATGCATGTAAGTTAAGACTTAAACCaatttattttaatcttttatcaATAAGATGTTGACTtagcaatatatttatatttatactagTTAAATAACAGGATATCACTTCGTCTCTATGTATAGAACCACACTTATTCATCATCCCCATAACTGAAAGGCCCCAAAAAAACACTTTCTATCTTTACATGTCAATGGCTTCGTTATATGTCAGGCTTTTTTCTATCTTCTTGCTTatcatatgcatcttcccaccaCAAGCACTTTCAGTAGTACCAGAGGAATGTCAAACCAAAACTGATGGCTGCACCAACAAAGAAAAGGCCTTACCCCTTAAGGTCATAGCCATTTTCTCCATATTAATCGCTAGTGTTATCGGGGTATGTTCACCTTTATTTACACGTTCGATCCCGGCTCTTAACCCCGACAGAAATTTATTTGTGATCGTTAAGTGCTTTGCAGCCGGGATTATTCTGGCGACCGGTTTCATGCACGTCTTGCCGGACTCTTTTAACATGTTATCGTCTAGGTGCTTGAAAGAGAATCCATGGCATAAGTTTCCCTTCACGGGCTTCGTCGCCATGTTATCCGCAATAGTGACCTTAATGGTGGATTCCATGGCCACATCAATATACACCAAGAAATGCAACAACGGGGTTATCCCGGAAGTTGCATCACCTGTTGGGGGAGTACAACAGGAAATGGTTGTAGTGAATGTTGGACAATTTCACGGTCACCATCATGGTTTAAAGCCTGCACCAGGAACGGTAGATCAACAGTTGTTGCGATACCGTGTGGTTGCCATggtaagaaattttgatgttaacAAGGATACTAACATATTCAATTACATCACCTCATTTGGCTTGACATGTTGTATGCAGGTGTTAGAACTGGGGATTGTAGTTCATTCAGTGGTGATAGGGCTTTCACTAGGAGCCTCAAATAATACTTGCTCCATTAAAGGTCTAGTGGCAGCCCTTTGCTTCCATCAAATGTTTGAAGGGATGGGTCTTGGCGGTTGCATTCTTCAGGTACATCATCCAGTTATATTTTTATTCTTCATGTTTAAGCACTCATCCAAAGGCATCTAACTCAAATAAAAATTATAGGCCGAGTACAAAACAATGAAGAAGTTTATCCTGGTGTTCTTCTTCTCCGTAACGACCCCATTTGGGATAGCACTGGGAATTGCTTTAGCCAACACATACAAAGAGAACAGCCCAACAGCCTTGATCACTGTCGGACTGCTAAATGCATCTTCGGCTGggcttttgatttatatggcttTGGTTGATCTTCTTGCAGCAGATTTCATGGGATCAAAGTTGCAGGCTAGCGTTAAGCTCCAAATTAAGTCTTATGTTGCAGTTCTTCTCGGTGCTGGTGGCATGTCCGTCATGGCCAAATGGGCTTGATCATCTTCAAAACTAAAATCTAGTTGGGGAGTACTTTGATATGTAATAATATTGGGAGGAAAAGAAacgtaaaataattatatatctaTGTTTACCATGTGTTGTTAAAAACATGTTTTTTGTAAGTTGACCTATTCACTGTAACAATCACCAATCCAAGGAAACCATTCTGATTTCAGTATGCCTCTACATATACAGATATCCTTTAGGCCATTCGACCAGGAGGATGAATTGGGTTCAAACTTAATCAAGAAATGGAAATAAGAGCCATAACTAATTACTTTGAGACTTGAATCAGACATATTAGTCATCCATTTCTGAGGACCATTTGATTCCCCTGCTGCTATATTGTATGCATAAGACGGCCACTGAACATCGACCTCGTTCTCGTTCTTGCATGAGCTTGTAATCCCCATTCTCATCATCTTTTGTGTTCTCTCAAAAACTATGAGGCTTGAAAAAGTCGAAAAACTGTTGCCTACGAATATATCAGCCTTCGAGCATACCTCATAATCAATTGCAGACTGAATCATATATGGATGTTTCTTGTAAATTCCATCAACCCATAAGTTCTTCTTTTCATAAGGAACCAACCCTTTGTTCCAACCACTCAATAATGAAGAATCATTGAGGAGGTTATCAGCAACAGCAAGATAAACAACAATGGGAGCTTCAAGGTTGATGATTTTCCCCACTCTTTCTATAATTTCTTGCTTGCTGCTACATATTTGGCTAACACCTGATCTTTGTTCTAACTTCTTACAATGAATCATCCAATCGATTTCGACCCTCATATGGACGGCTACATAAGGAGCCGGTCGCAACGAAGAACCCATGTCGGGTTTGCTTCTAAGCTTCCTTCCTATCTGCCTAATCTTGGAAACAACTTTATCTGCTTCTTTTGATATGTCATCAACCAACACTAAGCACTCAAAGACCCTTGCATAGTCCTTGACAGGGCAATGATCATGCCAAAGAAATGGATTCTTTCCAACCATTCTAATCACTTCATGCATATCAATAGGATCATTGATGATGCTTTGCTTCAACTGCACAAGGGCTCTCTCAACAGTCCATTTTCTTCCACTTCCCTTTCGGAGATCGTATACTCCGGTTCGATTCTTAAGATCCGAGTAACGAGCTAACTGGACAAACCCTTCACAAAGGGTATTAAACCTTTCGAATTTGAATACTTTATCAAACGAAATCGGCTGCAAGAGGTTGATTTCCTTATAGAAAAGTGAAGCACTTAAAGCTTGACATCAAAAGAGTTCGGTTCAGCATTCTAGCAGTTAAACAAGCTCTTACAAATGCTATCTTTTGATTTAGTCCCCAAACTAGTTGAGGGACTTCCAAAAACTTATGTCTACGAATCCCTTCATCGGATTGCGACAACATAGAGCGGCCTAGAATCAAGTCGAGGTCGTCCCGTTCAAGCACAACATCTCCAGATGATAAATGGTACAAAATAGCTCTGAAGAACAGAGCAATGGTGACCAAAGCTAGACATTTGCATATTATGGAAGTCAAATTGCAGGCGAATAACCTCGAAAGCTTACAGTTAGACGACAAATCCATTTGAAGTTCACACACTTAATCAACCTCGTTGAAGAAAGAACATAGGAGACTGTGAGAAAACTTGctgtaaaaaaaaacaaaaacaagaataaattagaaatatttt
The Gossypium arboreum isolate Shixiya-1 chromosome 10, ASM2569848v2, whole genome shotgun sequence genome window above contains:
- the LOC108488860 gene encoding fe(2+) transport protein 1-like, with the protein product MSMASLYVRLFSIFLLIICIFPPQALSVVPEECQTKTDGCTNKEKALPLKVIAIFSILIASVIGVCSPLFTRSIPALNPDRNLFVIVKCFAAGIILATGFMHVLPDSFNMLSSRCLKENPWHKFPFTGFVAMLSAIVTLMVDSMATSIYTKKCNNGVIPEVASPVGGVQQEMVVVNVGQFHGHHHGLKPAPGTVDQQLLRYRVVAMVLELGIVVHSVVIGLSLGASNNTCSIKGLVAALCFHQMFEGMGLGGCILQAEYKTMKKFILVFFFSVTTPFGIALGIALANTYKENSPTALITVGLLNASSAGLLIYMALVDLLAADFMGSKLQASVKLQIKSYVAVLLGAGGMSVMAKWA